Genomic segment of Drosophila ananassae strain 14024-0371.13 chromosome 2L, ASM1763931v2, whole genome shotgun sequence:
GGAGCGTACTTTCATCATGGTCAAGCCTGACGGCGTCCAGCGTGGACTCGTCGGCAAGATCATCGAGCGCTTCGAGCAGAAGGGCTTCAAACTGGTCGCCCTGAAGTTCACCTGGGTAAGCAACTAATTCGATTAAGATAAAATCAATAGCGGACACCGGTGCACGAGAGGTTATCTTCGGATCTAACCTCAAATGGCGGTGCAGGCGTCATCAGATTTGACATGTGTCTTGTGGAGGTCATAGAAGCAATTAAGAGATAACATTGCAACccgtttttattttgtaatcaCTACAGGCCTCCAaggagctgctggagaagcACTATGCTGATCTGTCCAGCCGCCCCTTCTTCCCCGGATTGGTCAACTACATGAACTCCGGCCCAGTCGTCCCCATGGTTTGGGAGGGTCTGAATGTGGTCAAGACCGGCCGCCAGATGCTCGGTGCCACCAACCCCGCCGACTCTCTGCCTGGTACCATCCGTGGCGACTTCTGCATCCAGGTCGGACGCAACATCATCCACGGATCCGACGCCGTCGAGTCTGCCGAGAAGGAGATCGCTCTGTGGTTCACTGAGAAGGAGCTGGTCAGCTGGACTCCAGCTGCCACCAACTGGGTCTACGAATAAATGCATAGAGTTCGCATTACTCAGTCTCTCAGCCTAATTTAAATACAGAGATTCttcaaaagaaataaaattccacaacacacatacatatacttATTAGAGAGAAAAATAATGGTTTTTAGTTATTACTTATGTAACGGGTATAGTAAACATGGAGGACTCTGAAAATCGATCCGGGAAGTAGCTTCTTACCCCCTCCAAGACCTTTGCTTTTACGAGGCCGTCTACATCTGTACCTTGCATCGGCAgctacatatatgtatgtatgttggattttaaaaatacattCACAACATACAATTATTAAGTCATTTATTAGACCAGAAACAAAAACCCGGCACttatttttgttagttttCCGGAGGTTCGGTTTTAATTTTGATATGTGTGTCTAGATTTTCTACTTTGATATTCGCCTTTGAATCAGTTTTGTATTGCATCCACGGATGCGTAGGATTTGCCGGCGGTAGCACCCATCCACGGGGTATACAGGACGCTCCTTTCCTTTGGCTTATATAAGAGTCCCATATGGTTCTAAAAAATCCAAGTACTTAACATTATTTACTTTGAAATGTTAAATATAACCTTACCGATTCTTCAGGAATGTATTCTTGTTTTCTCTGCCCTGTTGGATACCTGCTCCAAATAATACCATGTCCCATTGGGCTTCTATGCTGGATTCCTTCTTAGAACTATGGATGTTGTCACTTTCGCATTCATTTTCAACTTGTTTCCATACGTTTCGCATGCGGGATAGTTTCTGGCTCAAGGCGACCGTGTCCCCGCCTCGGGATTCACACAATTTCTCGAGAAGATCAAAGGTCTGTAAAATGGAAGCTGCATCCTGTCGCTTTTTCAGGTAAATATGTTCAGCCGGTTTGTTATTGCTGGGAGCAGTGCCAGGTTCGATTTTAATTGGATCTATAATCTTCACATCTTCTGATTTTTTGGCTTTCAATCTCCGTTTCTTGTTTCTTTGTTTCCCCAAGCGATGCCggcgttttttatgttttgttaTGCCGGCTACTTTACGGGCATCTACTTGGTCAAGTGCATCCAACAGGGTTGTCGTGCGTCGCTGTAGCTCTTCCGCCTGTCCCAAATCAAAATCCGATGGTTTGGCATTACTAAGGTCCTCTAGTTGAGCTAAATTATCAAGAATATTCGTTATACTCTCTTTAATTTCGCTTAATTTCGGTCCTTTCTTCCTAATTGTTGCCATTTCTTATGACCAGTGTTGTGAAAACGATTTAGGACACAGCTGGTTGTGTTTTGgttagtttttttatttttaaaattcaacACAAAGATTTTAAGGATTaagattttatattttaaagattGTATCAAATACTTGAAATTTAAGACTGTCCCGCAGCTGGTGGGGCACGAAATGAGGTACAAAATTAATTGGGTTTAAATGCTATAAGAGGGAATGTGCGGCTGTCGGTTGAATTTACAATCCTAGGACAGTTTTGGCATCACTTATAACTTCCGCGGCCTTGGTGTAAGCCTCCGTTTCTTTGAGATCCTCCTCGTCTTCCAGAAACTTCTTCAATGTCTCGAACTCCCTTATGAGTCTGCAATGTCATTGAAAAGACGTTAACCTTGTTTTAAACATATTGTTTTTCTGTGAAATACCTTTTCTTTGAGTCTGGAACCATCATCTCGCATTCCATAATGACCTCCTCCTGCTTGCGCAGCACATGTTCGTCAGCTCCATCATTCCTGAACTTTTCTAAACGGGATCTCTCCGTGCGGACCTCCTTTTCATAGACGGTCTTCTCCTTGGCTAAGCGTTTGACGACTCCTGTCTTAATTGTCAATTGGCGAATACGTGGGTCGGCCATTTCTGTGCTTCTGCTTGTCTATTGATATCTCGACTAAAGTTAATTATGCCCAACAGGGGAGTATATAGTATGAATCACAGGTATTTTATGGAAAAGCGAACAGCCGGTAGAGATTCTtgcgatttgttgtttttacaAAGGCCGCCTGTGACTCAGAGATAGGGTAGCCACCACCTCTCAAAAAACCCGAAATTAAGTGAACCGTTGCAAGACGTTAATTTGAAATATTGCCGCCTCGGTATTCACTACAAAGATTCAATTTATGGCGGGTTTTCGATATCGTAGTGGATCAAGTGGTTTGccctttatttaatatataattaatttcataCATACTATATATTGACATTTTATCCgttgataataaaaaaaatattagttttaATATCCCGACTTAAACACCAGAATAAAAAGTACCTGCAGTCACGGTCCGATCTCTTTTATATGCCGATTAGATTAGATCAGCGTTATCAAACTACGTGACAAAAACAAGAATTTACAAATAATATATACAGTTTAAATATGCAAATGCTC
This window contains:
- the LOC6505898 gene encoding uncharacterized protein LOC6505898; amino-acid sequence: MATIRKKGPKLSEIKESITNILDNLAQLEDLSNAKPSDFDLGQAEELQRRTTTLLDALDQVDARKVAGITKHKKRRHRLGKQRNKKRRLKAKKSEDVKIIDPIKIEPGTAPSNNKPAEHIYLKKRQDAASILQTFDLLEKLCESRGGDTVALSQKLSRMRNVWKQVENECESDNIHSSKKESSIEAQWDMVLFGAGIQQGRENKNTFLKNRTIWDSYISQRKGASCIPRGWVLPPANPTHPWMQYKTDSKANIKVENLDTHIKIKTEPPEN
- the LOC6505631 gene encoding nucleoside diphosphate kinase, giving the protein MLGTILALFSIISVAMANKERTFIMVKPDGVQRGLVGKIIERFEQKGFKLVALKFTWASKELLEKHYADLSSRPFFPGLVNYMNSGPVVPMVWEGLNVVKTGRQMLGATNPADSLPGTIRGDFCIQVGRNIIHGSDAVESAEKEIALWFTEKELVSWTPAATNWVYE
- the LOC6505897 gene encoding tubulin-specific chaperone A, producing the protein MADPRIRQLTIKTGVVKRLAKEKTVYEKEVRTERSRLEKFRNDGADEHVLRKQEEVIMECEMMVPDSKKRLIREFETLKKFLEDEEDLKETEAYTKAAEVISDAKTVLGL